One genomic window of Leopardus geoffroyi isolate Oge1 chromosome C3, O.geoffroyi_Oge1_pat1.0, whole genome shotgun sequence includes the following:
- the LOC123586417 gene encoding uncharacterized protein LOC123586417: MCFSVRRSGGPPHGPFTHSSGSSIRWPLPKRRHCVQQTSQGSFVSTTVLAPCPPRSTPCLGRGAHEGGEPQPLGELGASTGPLSGLALPPPPPPDLASVSPQACPCPGTPSSWNLCCRYPGNFPSENVGWGGRADRPGQAADALWVEGLARPTPQHGLPALHILISSSTLRPGQCLLCGTPRAPPSGQAVLSAPREFPDRLPHLAPGPLPLPPLLLRPPGGRRGGGGLWVLTPCSRICLLPKRGCLRRASQRLMAEDGEARGPERPWSRLRAASGPSQGHLGPGSGVEPGSSWAGTVTATWWDSEMASPPWWQPGLARWPSSHTESSPDLQAASHPSLPTRQKFVANHGCGHRHSQDLSSRLPLGSGTGYVLFQDVLSPCAFELVLPGHPFLRPHLP; the protein is encoded by the coding sequence ATGTGCTTTTCGGTCCGGCGGTCAGGTGGGCCACCCCATGGGCCATTCACTCATTCGAGTGGCAGCTCCATCCGATGGCCGCTCCCCAAGCGTAGACACTGTGTCCAGCAGACAAGCCAGGGAAGCTTCGTGTCCACCACCGTGctggccccctgccctcccaggagCACGCCTTGCCTGGGGAGGGGTGCCCACGAAGGAGGGGAACCCCAGCCTTTGGGGGAGCTGGGGGCATCGACGGGCCCCCTCAGCGGcctggccctccccccaccccccccaccagaCCTCGCGTCGGTAAGCCCTCAGGCCTGCCCTTGCCCGGGTACACCCTCTTCGTGGAATCTGTGCTGCCGCTACCCTGGGAACTTTCCATCGGAAAATGTTGGGTGGGGTGGGCGGGCGGACAGGCCGGGGCAGGCCGCAGACGCACTGTGGGTGGAGGGGCTCGCCCGTCCCACACCGCAGCACGGCCTCCCTGCCCTTCACATTCTGATCTCATCCTCTACCCTCAGGCCCGGACAGTGCCTGCTGTGTGGCACCCCCCGTGCCCCCCCCAGCGGCCAGGCTGTCCTCTCAGCGCCCAGGGAGTTTCCAGACCGGTTGCCCCATCTGGCCCCTGggccacttcccctccccccactccttctCAGACCTCCTggagggcggcggggggggggggggctctgggtCCTCACACCCTGTTCACGCATCTGCCTCCTGCCCAAGAGAGGGTGCCTCCGCAGAGCTAGCCAAAGGCTCATGGCTGAGGATGGGGAGGCCAGGGGCCCGGAAAGGCCTTGGAGCCGACTCAGGGCAGCCTCTGGCCCTTCCCAGGGGCACTTGGGGCCAGGGTCTGGGGTTGAGCCCGGCTCCTCCTGGGCAGGGACAGTAACAGCCACCTGGTGGGACTCCGAGATGGCCTCACCCCCCTGGTGGCAGCCTGGGCTGGCCAGGTGGCCTTCCTCCCACACAGAGTCCAGCCCTGACCTCCAAGCTGCATCACATCCCAGTCTGCCGACACGGCAGAAATTCGTAGCAAACCACGGCTGTGGGCACCGTCATTCTCAGGACCTGTCCTCAAGGCTGCCACTGGGTTCTGGCACAGGCTACGTCCTCTTCCAAGATGTCCTTTCTCCTTGCGCATTTGAGCTGGTGCTCCCCGGGCACCCCTTCCTGAGGCCCCACCTGCCCtag